From a region of the Salvelinus alpinus chromosome 2, SLU_Salpinus.1, whole genome shotgun sequence genome:
- the LOC139560679 gene encoding coatomer subunit zeta-1, with amino-acid sequence MDALSLEPTLYTVKAVLILDNDGERLYAKYYDETYPTVKEQKAFEKNIFNKTHRTDSEIALLEGLTVVYKSNIDLYFYVIGSSHENELMLMSVLNCLFDSLSQMLRKNVERRALLENMEGLFLAVDEIVDGGVILESDPQQVVYRVALRGDDVPLTEQTVSQVLQSAKEQIKWSLLR; translated from the exons ATGGACGCACTCAGCCTG GAACCCACTCTGTACACCGTGAAGGCTGTGCTCATCCTGGACAATGACGGGGAAAGACTTTACGCCAAG TACTATGATGAAACCTATCCCACTGTGAAAGAGCAGAAAGCTTTTGAGAAGAACATCTTCAACAAGACACACCGCACAGACA GTGAGATAGCGCTCCTAGAAGGTCTTACCGTTGTCTACAAAAGCAACATTGACCTCTACTTTTATGTTATTGGCAGTTCACATGAAAATGAG TTGATGCTTATGTCAGTGCTTAACTGTCTATTTGATTCGCTCAGCCAGATGCTGAG GAAAAATGTTGAGCGGCGGGCCTTGCTGGAGAACATGGAGGGCCTGTTCCTGGCAGTGGATGAGATTGTGGATGGGGG AGTCATTCTGGAGAGTGACCCTCAGCAGGTGGTGTACCGTGTGGCCCTCAGA GGGGATGATGTTCCTTTAACAGAACAGACTGTGTCTCAG GTGCTTCAGTCTGCAAAAGAACAGATCAAGTGGTCCTTACTGCGATAG